A single Streptomyces mirabilis DNA region contains:
- a CDS encoding alpha-amylase family glycosyl hydrolase produces the protein MTLNTHRWWRDAVIYQVYVRSFLDSTGDGIGDLAGVRAGMPYLKKLGVDGIWLSPFYPSPQHDHGYDVADYCDVDPLFGDLAEFDLLMTDARRLGVKVLLDIVPNHCSSEHPWFRAALAAEPGSSARARFHFADGRGPEGAEPPNNWHAMFGGPAWSRVTEADGNPGQWYLNMFTSEQPDLNWRNPEVGAHFDHVLRFWLDRGVDGFRIDVAAGLFKHPDLPDSPDPEADARTRDSVNPLAWNRPEVHDVWRHWRSVCEEYTGRDGRDRLLVGEVSVPTAREHAQYVRPDELHQAFFFDLLSAPWNADAFRKVISEAMQDIAGTGSTVTWVLNNHDQVRTVTRYGELGTEGSGLGTARARAAALLMLALPGAAYIYQGEELGLPEVVDLPDDVLTDPIFRRTGSRARIRDGCRVPLPWSGHTSPFGFTSGAESAKPWLPQPAYFAEYATDRALADTRSFWHLYRDGLQLRAGLPQLGEGTLRWLQAPPGVLAFVRDDGLVCAVNFDAAPTPAPVSGTPLLSSGPCPAGVLPGSTAAWWISDCTNP, from the coding sequence GTGACCCTCAACACGCACCGCTGGTGGCGCGACGCAGTGATCTACCAGGTGTACGTCCGCAGCTTCCTGGACAGCACCGGTGACGGCATCGGCGATCTCGCCGGGGTTCGCGCGGGCATGCCGTACCTCAAGAAGCTCGGTGTCGACGGCATCTGGCTGAGCCCCTTCTACCCCTCGCCGCAGCACGACCACGGCTACGACGTCGCCGACTACTGCGACGTGGACCCGCTCTTCGGCGACCTCGCCGAGTTCGACCTGCTGATGACCGACGCCCGCCGCCTCGGCGTCAAGGTGCTCCTGGACATCGTCCCCAACCACTGCTCCAGTGAGCACCCGTGGTTCCGGGCCGCGCTCGCGGCGGAGCCGGGCAGCTCGGCCCGCGCCCGCTTCCACTTCGCCGACGGACGCGGCCCGGAGGGCGCCGAGCCGCCCAACAACTGGCACGCCATGTTCGGCGGACCCGCCTGGTCCCGCGTCACCGAGGCGGACGGCAACCCCGGCCAGTGGTACCTGAACATGTTCACGTCCGAGCAGCCCGACCTGAACTGGCGCAACCCCGAGGTCGGCGCGCACTTCGACCACGTGCTGCGGTTCTGGCTCGACCGGGGCGTCGACGGCTTCCGCATCGACGTCGCCGCCGGCCTCTTCAAGCACCCCGACCTGCCGGACTCGCCCGACCCGGAGGCCGACGCCCGCACCCGCGACTCGGTCAACCCGCTCGCCTGGAACCGGCCCGAGGTGCACGACGTGTGGCGCCACTGGCGGTCCGTCTGCGAGGAGTACACCGGGCGCGACGGCCGCGACCGGCTGCTGGTCGGCGAGGTCTCGGTACCGACGGCCCGCGAACACGCCCAGTACGTACGCCCGGACGAGCTCCACCAGGCCTTCTTCTTCGACCTGCTCAGCGCGCCCTGGAACGCCGACGCCTTCCGCAAGGTCATTTCCGAGGCCATGCAGGACATAGCCGGCACCGGATCGACGGTCACCTGGGTCCTCAACAACCACGACCAGGTCCGCACCGTCACCCGCTATGGCGAGCTCGGCACCGAGGGCAGCGGCCTCGGTACGGCCCGTGCCCGCGCCGCCGCACTGCTGATGCTGGCGCTGCCCGGAGCCGCGTACATCTACCAGGGCGAGGAGCTCGGGCTGCCCGAGGTCGTCGACCTGCCCGACGACGTGCTGACGGACCCGATCTTCCGCCGCACGGGAAGCCGTGCCCGCATCCGCGACGGCTGCCGGGTGCCGCTGCCCTGGTCCGGGCACACCTCGCCGTTCGGCTTCACCTCGGGCGCGGAGAGCGCCAAGCCGTGGCTGCCGCAGCCCGCCTACTTCGCCGAGTACGCCACCGACCGCGCGCTCGCCGACACCCGCTCCTTCTGGCACCTCTACCGCGACGGGCTCCAGCTGCGCGCCGGACTCCCGCAGTTGGGCGAGGGCACGCTGCGCTGGCTTCAGGCGCCGCCCGGCGTCCTCGCCTTCGTCCGCGACGACGGCCTGGTGTGCGCGGTCAACTTCGACGCGGCCCCGACGCCCGCACCGGTCTCCGGCACCCCCTTGCTGTCCAGCGGGCCCTGTCCGGCCGGCGTGCTGCCCGGCTCGACGGCCGCCTGGTGGATCAGCGACTGCACGAACCCCTGA
- a CDS encoding ABC transporter substrate-binding protein: MMRRRTTLLASCTALALALGATACGGGPVAAGGGGKSLSGQTITVAGVWSGSEQKNFQKVLDAFTAKTGAKTQFVSTGDNVSTVVGSKIEGGNAPDVVMVPQVGVLQQFAKEGWLKPLSKTTERSVDTNYASVWKKYGSVGDTFYGLYFKAAHKSTVWYSPDALAQAGVKPPTTYDAMLKAGHTVSDSGLAAFSVAGQDGWTLTDWFENIYLSQAGPEKYDALAAHQLKWTDPTVVKALTTLGKLFKDKQLIAGGQKGALNTDFPGSVEKVFGPKPEAGMVYEGDFVAGVAKDQFGKKIGQDANFFPFPAVDGGKAPVVSGGDAAVVLKDGKNQKAAMTFLEYLATPEAAAVWAGAGGFLSPNKKLDLASYSDDIARETAKSLVAAGDSVRFDMSDQAPAAFGGTKGAGEWKILQDFLRDPSDPKATAAELEKAAAKAYQG, translated from the coding sequence ATGATGCGACGACGTACGACCCTGCTCGCGAGCTGCACCGCCCTCGCCCTGGCGCTCGGCGCCACCGCCTGCGGAGGCGGGCCTGTAGCCGCCGGAGGCGGCGGTAAGTCGCTCAGCGGCCAGACGATCACCGTGGCCGGTGTCTGGTCCGGCAGCGAGCAGAAGAACTTCCAGAAGGTCCTGGACGCCTTCACCGCGAAGACGGGTGCCAAGACCCAGTTCGTCTCCACCGGCGACAACGTCTCCACGGTCGTCGGCAGCAAGATCGAGGGCGGCAACGCCCCCGACGTGGTGATGGTCCCGCAGGTCGGCGTCCTCCAGCAGTTCGCGAAGGAGGGCTGGCTCAAGCCGCTCTCCAAGACCACCGAACGGTCCGTCGACACCAACTACGCGAGCGTCTGGAAGAAGTATGGCAGCGTCGGCGACACCTTCTACGGTCTCTACTTCAAGGCCGCCCACAAGTCGACCGTCTGGTACAGCCCCGACGCGCTCGCCCAGGCCGGTGTCAAGCCGCCGACCACGTACGACGCCATGCTGAAGGCCGGACACACCGTCTCCGACTCGGGCCTCGCCGCCTTCTCCGTCGCCGGACAGGACGGCTGGACGCTCACCGACTGGTTCGAGAACATCTACCTCTCCCAGGCGGGCCCCGAGAAGTACGACGCCCTGGCCGCCCACCAGCTGAAGTGGACCGACCCGACCGTGGTCAAGGCGCTCACCACCCTCGGCAAGCTCTTCAAGGACAAGCAACTGATAGCCGGCGGCCAGAAGGGGGCCCTGAACACGGACTTCCCCGGCTCCGTGGAGAAGGTCTTCGGACCCAAGCCCGAGGCGGGCATGGTCTACGAGGGCGACTTCGTCGCCGGGGTCGCCAAGGACCAGTTCGGCAAGAAGATCGGCCAGGACGCGAACTTCTTCCCCTTCCCCGCGGTCGACGGCGGCAAGGCGCCGGTGGTCAGCGGCGGCGACGCGGCCGTGGTCCTCAAGGACGGCAAGAACCAGAAGGCCGCCATGACGTTCCTGGAGTACCTGGCGACCCCCGAAGCCGCCGCCGTCTGGGCCGGGGCGGGCGGCTTCCTCTCCCCGAACAAGAAGCTCGACCTCGCCTCCTACAGCGACGACATCGCCCGTGAGACCGCCAAGTCCCTGGTCGCCGCCGGGGATTCGGTCCGCTTCGACATGTCCGACCAGGCCCCCGCCGCGTTCGGCGGCACCAAGGGCGCCGGCGAGTGGAAGATCCTCCAGGACTTCCTCCGTGACCCCTCGGACCCGAAGGCGACCGCGGCCGAACTGGAGAAGGCCGCGGCCAAGGCGTACCAGGGCTGA
- a CDS encoding ABC transporter permease subunit, whose translation MTATLVKEASPPAVGTADHRRRARRRGRIVALVFVLPALLLLGALVVYPVVFSVGRSFFDASGNRFVGGDNYTEMFRDPATLKAVRNSAIWVVVAPTLLTGLGLVLAVLVEKIRWATAFKLLLFMPMAVSFLAAGIIFRLAYDEDPDKGVLNAAVVGVHDAFEGTSSYPTARARDGQGLTKGADGSYRTTAYASPGHTVGLGLVGVLPKDLPKDAKPAYAAAGQKAARDELRGVVYLDFTPGGGGKQGQVDRGESGLPEMKVEAARDGKTVASTTTAADGSFRFSGLDSGSYTVRLPASNFSPPYEGVSWLGPALVTPAIIGAYLWIWTGFAMVLIGAGLAALPRDALEAARMDGANEWQIFRRITVPLLAPVLTVVFVTLVINVMKVFDLVYIIAPGPVQEDATVLATQMWLVSFGGGNNQGLGSALGVLLLLLVVPAMVFNVRRFRRSQR comes from the coding sequence ATGACCGCCACCCTCGTGAAAGAGGCGAGCCCTCCGGCCGTCGGCACGGCCGACCACAGACGGCGCGCCAGGCGCCGCGGCCGGATCGTCGCCCTCGTCTTCGTCCTGCCCGCCCTGCTCCTGCTCGGCGCGCTCGTCGTCTACCCCGTGGTCTTCTCCGTGGGGCGCAGCTTCTTCGACGCCTCCGGCAACCGGTTCGTGGGCGGCGACAACTACACCGAGATGTTCCGCGACCCAGCCACGCTCAAGGCCGTACGCAACAGCGCCATCTGGGTCGTCGTCGCGCCGACGCTGCTCACCGGGCTCGGCCTGGTGCTCGCCGTCCTGGTCGAGAAGATCCGCTGGGCCACCGCGTTCAAGCTGCTGCTGTTCATGCCCATGGCGGTCTCCTTCCTGGCCGCCGGCATCATCTTCCGGCTCGCGTACGACGAGGACCCCGACAAGGGTGTCCTGAACGCCGCCGTGGTCGGCGTCCACGACGCGTTCGAGGGAACCTCGTCCTATCCGACCGCCCGCGCCCGCGACGGCCAGGGCCTCACCAAGGGCGCCGACGGTTCGTACCGTACGACCGCCTACGCCTCGCCCGGCCACACGGTCGGCCTCGGGCTCGTCGGCGTCCTCCCCAAGGACCTGCCGAAGGACGCGAAGCCCGCCTACGCGGCCGCCGGGCAGAAGGCGGCCCGGGACGAGCTGCGCGGTGTCGTCTACCTGGACTTCACACCCGGCGGGGGAGGAAAACAGGGCCAGGTCGACCGAGGGGAGAGCGGACTGCCCGAGATGAAGGTCGAGGCGGCGCGCGACGGGAAGACGGTCGCGAGCACGACCACCGCGGCCGACGGCTCCTTCCGCTTCTCCGGGCTGGACTCCGGCTCGTACACCGTGCGGCTGCCCGCGTCGAACTTCAGCCCGCCGTACGAGGGTGTGTCCTGGCTCGGTCCTGCGTTGGTCACCCCCGCCATCATCGGCGCGTACCTGTGGATCTGGACCGGCTTCGCCATGGTGCTGATCGGCGCCGGACTCGCCGCCCTGCCGCGCGACGCGCTGGAGGCGGCCCGGATGGACGGCGCCAACGAGTGGCAGATCTTCCGCCGGATCACCGTGCCGCTGCTGGCACCCGTGCTCACCGTGGTCTTCGTCACGCTCGTGATCAACGTGATGAAGGTCTTCGACCTCGTCTACATCATCGCGCCCGGACCGGTGCAGGAGGACGCCACCGTGCTCGCCACCCAGATGTGGCTGGTGTCCTTCGGCGGCGGCAACAACCAGGGCCTGGGCAGCGCACTCGGTGTGCTCCTCCTGCTCCTGGTCGTCCCCGCCATGGTCTTCAACGTCCGCCGCTTCCGAAGGAGTCAACGATGA
- a CDS encoding carbohydrate ABC transporter permease, with translation MNALRRGLGNGLVQAFLVIVGLVWVTPLAGLFLSSMRSAQDTAKGGWWTALTSPGQLSFDNYSALLGNAGMTRAFWNTVLISVPATVLVVVIAALAGYAFAWLEFPFRDTIFLVVVALLVVPVQIGLLPVAKLFGALGLFGTIPGVVLFHVSYGLPFAIFLLRNYFAEMPKEMLEAARMDGGSEWRIFTRLVLPVGRPAIASLAIFQFLWVWNDMLVALLFADSSSQPLTVELQSQIRQFGSNIDVLAPGAFLSLIVPVVVFFAFQRHFVQGVMAGSVK, from the coding sequence ATGAACGCGCTCAGGCGGGGGCTCGGCAACGGCCTGGTGCAGGCGTTCCTGGTGATCGTCGGCCTGGTCTGGGTCACCCCGCTCGCAGGGCTCTTCCTCTCCTCGATGCGCTCGGCGCAGGACACCGCCAAGGGAGGCTGGTGGACGGCGCTGACCAGCCCCGGTCAGCTCTCCTTCGACAACTACTCCGCCCTTCTGGGCAATGCGGGGATGACGCGGGCGTTCTGGAACACCGTGCTGATCTCCGTGCCGGCCACCGTCCTCGTCGTGGTGATCGCGGCGCTCGCCGGATACGCCTTCGCCTGGCTGGAGTTCCCCTTCCGGGACACGATCTTCCTTGTCGTGGTGGCGTTGTTGGTGGTGCCGGTCCAGATCGGGCTGCTGCCGGTCGCCAAACTCTTCGGTGCGCTGGGGCTGTTCGGCACGATCCCCGGTGTCGTGCTCTTCCACGTCTCCTACGGGCTGCCGTTCGCCATCTTCCTGCTGCGCAACTACTTCGCGGAGATGCCGAAGGAGATGCTGGAGGCCGCCCGGATGGACGGAGGCAGCGAGTGGCGCATCTTCACCCGGCTGGTGCTGCCGGTCGGACGTCCGGCCATCGCGAGCCTGGCCATCTTCCAGTTCCTGTGGGTGTGGAACGACATGCTGGTCGCCCTGCTGTTCGCCGACAGTTCCTCGCAGCCGTTGACGGTCGAACTCCAGTCCCAGATACGGCAGTTCGGCAGCAATATCGATGTGCTGGCACCGGGGGCGTTTCTGTCGCTGATCGTTCCGGTGGTCGTGTTCTTCGCGTTCCAGCGGCACTTTGTGCAGGGGGTGATGGCCGGCTCGGTGAAGTGA
- the pgl gene encoding 6-phosphogluconolactonase — protein sequence MNTPQLVVHRDKELMAQAAAARLITKVVDAQASRGYASVVLTGGRNGNGLLAALAAAPARDAVDWGRIDLWWGDERFLPEGDPDRNDTQARAALLDSVPVDPARVHPMPASDGPYGADVDAAAEAYAAELAKAASPENHGSVPSFDVLMLGVGPDTHVASLFPELPAVRETERTVVGVHGAPKPPPTRVTLTLPAIRSAREVWLLAAGEDKAQAAAIALSGAGEVQAPAAGAHGRSRTLWLLDAAAASRLPRSLYPPASA from the coding sequence GTGAACACTCCGCAGCTCGTCGTGCACCGCGACAAGGAGCTGATGGCCCAGGCCGCCGCGGCCCGGCTGATCACCAAGGTCGTGGACGCGCAGGCCTCGCGCGGCTACGCCTCGGTGGTCCTCACCGGCGGACGCAACGGCAACGGGCTCCTCGCGGCGCTCGCGGCCGCGCCCGCCCGGGACGCCGTCGACTGGGGCCGTATCGACCTGTGGTGGGGTGACGAGCGGTTCCTGCCCGAGGGCGATCCGGACCGCAACGACACCCAGGCCCGTGCGGCGCTGCTGGACTCGGTGCCGGTGGACCCCGCACGGGTGCATCCGATGCCCGCGTCCGACGGTCCCTACGGTGCCGACGTGGACGCGGCGGCGGAGGCGTACGCGGCCGAGCTCGCGAAGGCCGCGAGCCCCGAGAACCACGGTTCCGTGCCCTCGTTCGACGTCCTGATGCTGGGTGTCGGCCCGGACACCCACGTGGCCTCGCTCTTCCCGGAGCTGCCCGCGGTCCGTGAGACGGAGCGGACGGTGGTGGGCGTGCACGGCGCCCCCAAGCCCCCGCCGACCCGGGTCACGCTCACCCTGCCCGCGATCCGCTCCGCCCGTGAGGTCTGGTTGCTGGCGGCCGGCGAGGACAAGGCGCAGGCCGCGGCGATCGCCCTCTCGGGCGCGGGCGAGGTGCAGGCCCCGGCGGCCGGCGCCCACGGCCGCTCCCGCACCCTGTGGCTCCTGGACGCGGCAGCGGCCTCCCGGCTGCCACGCTCGCTGTACCCGCCAGCTTCGGCCTGA
- the opcA gene encoding glucose-6-phosphate dehydrogenase assembly protein OpcA, whose amino-acid sequence MKIDLTDTTASKINKALVQGRRAIGTPAVGMVLTLVIVTDEENAYDALKAANEASREHPSRTLVVIKRVSRSPRDRTKSRLDAEVRVGADAGTGETVVLRLYGEVADHADSVVLPLLLPDAPVVVWWPVSAPLDPANDPLGKLAQRRVTDTYAAEAPVRELNARADAYTPGDTDLSWTRITPWRSMLAAALDQVICDVNAVEVEGEEFNPSVELLAMWLADRLDVPVKRSKSPGPGLTAVRMETSCGPIALDRADGALATLSIEGQPDRAVALKRRDTSELIAEELRRLDPDDTYASALRYGVDRLNGAAADAVEEEPATAKATAKTAAAKAPAKKAPAKAPAKKAAAK is encoded by the coding sequence ATGAAGATAGACCTCACGGACACCACGGCCAGCAAGATCAACAAGGCGCTGGTGCAGGGGCGCCGCGCCATCGGAACCCCCGCCGTCGGCATGGTGCTCACCCTCGTCATCGTCACCGACGAGGAGAACGCCTACGACGCCCTGAAGGCGGCCAACGAGGCCTCCCGCGAGCACCCCTCGCGCACCCTCGTGGTCATCAAGCGCGTCTCCCGCTCGCCCCGCGACCGCACGAAGTCGCGCCTCGACGCCGAGGTGCGGGTCGGCGCGGACGCGGGCACCGGCGAGACGGTCGTGCTGCGGCTGTACGGCGAGGTCGCCGACCACGCCGACTCGGTCGTCCTGCCGCTGCTGCTGCCGGATGCGCCGGTCGTCGTCTGGTGGCCGGTGAGCGCGCCGCTCGACCCGGCCAACGACCCGCTCGGAAAGCTGGCCCAGCGCCGCGTCACCGACACCTACGCCGCCGAGGCGCCCGTACGCGAGCTCAACGCTCGTGCCGACGCCTACACCCCCGGGGACACCGACCTCTCCTGGACTCGCATCACGCCCTGGCGCTCGATGCTGGCCGCCGCCCTCGACCAGGTCATCTGCGACGTGAACGCGGTCGAGGTGGAGGGCGAGGAGTTCAACCCGAGCGTGGAGCTGCTCGCCATGTGGCTCGCGGACCGGCTGGACGTTCCCGTCAAGCGGTCCAAGTCCCCCGGCCCCGGCCTCACCGCCGTCCGCATGGAAACGAGCTGCGGCCCGATCGCGCTGGACCGCGCCGACGGCGCCCTGGCGACCCTCTCCATCGAGGGCCAGCCCGACCGTGCGGTGGCCCTCAAGCGCCGCGACACCTCGGAGCTGATCGCGGAGGAGCTGCGCCGGCTCGACCCGGACGACACCTACGCGTCGGCGCTGCGGTACGGGGTGGACCGGCTGAACGGGGCGGCGGCCGACGCCGTCGAGGAGGAGCCGGCCACGGCGAAGGCGACCGCCAAGACCGCCGCCGCCAAGGCACCCGCGAAGAAGGCCCCTGCGAAGGCCCCTGCGAAGAAGGCGGCCGCCAAGTGA
- the zwf gene encoding glucose-6-phosphate dehydrogenase has translation MSSSNPLRDPADRRLPRIAGPSGLVIFGVTGDLSRKKLMPAVYDLANRGLLPPGFSLVGFARREWKNEDFAQEVHDAVKEHARTEFREEVWQQLIQGMRFVQGTFDDDDSFERLRATIDELDKAQGTGGNFAFYLSVPPSAFPVVIQQLKKHHLADQSNGSWRRAVIEKPFGHDLKSAEELNAIVHEVFSSDQVFRIDHYLGKETVQNILALRFANTMFEPIWNRSFVDHIQITMAEDIGIGGRAGYYDGIGAARDVIQNHLLQLMALTAMEEPASFDADALAAEKTKVLGAVRIPRDLGRDTVRGQYAAGWQGGEKAVGYLQEDGIDPKSKTDTYAAIKVEVDNRRWAGVPFYLRTGKRLGRRVTEIAVVFQRAPHSPFDHTATEELGQNAIVIRVQPDEGITVRFGSKVPGTSMEIRDVSMDFAYGESFTESSPEAYERLILDVLLGDSNLFPRTEEVELSWKILDPIEQYWDKHGKPAQYPSGTWGPVEADEMLERDGRSWRRP, from the coding sequence TTGTCAAGCAGCAACCCGCTGCGTGACCCCGCAGACCGACGGCTCCCGCGTATCGCGGGGCCGTCGGGCCTGGTCATCTTCGGCGTCACGGGCGATTTGTCACGTAAAAAGCTGATGCCCGCCGTGTACGACCTCGCCAACCGCGGGCTGCTGCCGCCGGGCTTCTCGCTCGTCGGCTTCGCCCGCCGCGAGTGGAAGAACGAGGACTTCGCCCAGGAAGTCCACGACGCCGTCAAGGAACACGCCCGTACGGAGTTCCGCGAGGAGGTATGGCAGCAGCTCATCCAGGGGATGCGCTTCGTCCAGGGCACCTTCGACGACGACGACTCGTTCGAGCGGCTGCGCGCCACGATCGACGAGCTGGACAAGGCACAGGGCACGGGCGGCAACTTCGCCTTCTACCTCTCCGTGCCGCCGTCCGCCTTCCCGGTGGTCATCCAGCAGCTGAAGAAGCACCACCTGGCGGACCAGTCGAACGGCTCCTGGCGGCGCGCGGTCATCGAGAAGCCCTTCGGCCACGACCTGAAGTCGGCCGAGGAACTCAACGCGATCGTGCACGAGGTCTTCTCCTCGGACCAGGTCTTCCGCATCGACCACTACCTCGGCAAGGAGACCGTCCAGAACATCCTGGCGCTCCGCTTCGCCAACACCATGTTCGAGCCGATCTGGAACCGGTCCTTCGTCGACCACATCCAGATCACCATGGCCGAGGACATCGGCATCGGCGGCCGCGCCGGCTACTACGACGGCATCGGCGCCGCCCGGGACGTCATCCAGAACCACCTCCTGCAGCTGATGGCCCTGACCGCCATGGAGGAGCCCGCCTCCTTCGACGCGGACGCCCTCGCCGCCGAGAAGACCAAGGTCCTCGGCGCGGTCCGGATCCCCCGGGACCTGGGCCGCGACACCGTCCGCGGGCAGTACGCGGCCGGCTGGCAGGGCGGCGAGAAGGCCGTCGGCTATCTCCAGGAAGACGGCATCGACCCCAAGTCGAAGACCGACACCTACGCCGCGATCAAGGTCGAGGTCGACAACCGCCGCTGGGCGGGCGTCCCCTTCTACCTGCGTACCGGCAAGCGTCTGGGCCGCCGCGTCACCGAGATCGCCGTGGTCTTCCAGCGCGCCCCGCACTCCCCCTTCGACCACACGGCGACGGAGGAACTGGGCCAGAACGCGATCGTCATCCGCGTCCAGCCCGACGAGGGCATCACGGTCCGCTTCGGCTCCAAGGTGCCCGGCACCTCGATGGAGATCCGGGACGTCTCCATGGACTTCGCCTACGGCGAGTCCTTCACGGAGTCGAGCCCGGAGGCGTACGAGCGCCTGATCCTGGACGTCCTGCTGGGCGACTCGAACCTCTTCCCGCGCACCGAGGAGGTCGAGCTGTCCTGGAAGATCCTCGACCCGATCGAGCAGTACTGGGACAAGCACGGCAAGCCCGCGCAGTACCCCTCGGGCACGTGGGGCCCCGTCGAGGCCGACGAAATGCTCGAGCGAGACGGACGGAGCTGGCGTCGCCCATGA
- the tal gene encoding transaldolase: MTDALKRLSEEGVAIWLDDLSRKRITSGNLAELIDQQHVVGVTTNPSIFQKAISSGDGYEQQLADLAARKVTVDEAIRMITTADVRDAADILRPVFDATQGQDGRVSIEVDPRLAHNTTATIAEAKQLAWLVDRPNTLIKIPATKAGLPAITEVIGRGISVNVTLIFSLERYREVMDAYLAGLEKAKAAGLDLSKIHSVASFFVSRVDTEIDKRLDALGTPEAKAARGKAALANARLAYEAYEEVFSSDRWAALDKAQANKQRPLWASTGVKDPAYKDTLYVDDLVAPNTVNTMPEATLQATEDHGDITGNTITGTYEQSRAELDAVEKLGISYDDVVQLLEDEGVEKFAASWNDLLKSTEAELKRLAPSEG; the protein is encoded by the coding sequence ATGACAGACGCACTCAAGCGCCTCTCCGAGGAAGGCGTCGCGATCTGGCTGGACGACCTGTCGCGCAAGCGGATCACGTCCGGCAACCTCGCCGAACTGATCGACCAGCAGCACGTCGTGGGCGTCACCACCAACCCGTCGATCTTCCAGAAGGCGATCAGCAGCGGCGACGGCTACGAGCAGCAGCTCGCCGATCTCGCCGCCCGCAAGGTCACCGTCGACGAGGCCATCCGCATGATCACGACGGCGGACGTCCGTGACGCCGCCGACATCCTGCGCCCGGTCTTCGACGCGACGCAGGGCCAGGACGGCCGGGTCTCCATCGAGGTCGACCCGCGCCTGGCCCACAACACCACGGCGACCATCGCCGAGGCCAAGCAGCTGGCCTGGCTGGTGGACCGCCCGAACACGCTCATCAAGATCCCGGCGACGAAGGCGGGCCTGCCCGCGATCACCGAGGTCATCGGCAGGGGCATCAGCGTCAACGTCACGCTGATCTTCTCGCTGGAGCGCTACCGCGAGGTCATGGACGCCTACCTGGCGGGTCTGGAGAAGGCGAAGGCCGCGGGCCTGGACCTCTCCAAGATCCACTCGGTGGCGTCCTTCTTCGTGTCCCGCGTGGACACCGAGATCGACAAGCGGCTCGACGCCCTGGGCACCCCCGAGGCCAAGGCCGCCCGCGGCAAGGCGGCGCTCGCCAACGCCCGGCTCGCCTACGAGGCGTACGAAGAGGTCTTCTCCTCCGACCGCTGGGCCGCCCTCGACAAGGCGCAGGCCAACAAGCAGCGCCCGCTGTGGGCGTCGACCGGCGTCAAGGACCCGGCGTACAAGGACACCCTGTACGTCGACGACCTGGTGGCGCCGAACACGGTGAACACCATGCCGGAGGCCACCCTGCAGGCCACCGAGGACCACGGCGACATCACCGGCAACACCATCACCGGTACGTACGAGCAGTCCCGCGCCGAACTCGACGCGGTCGAGAAGCTCGGGATCTCGTACGACGACGTGGTCCAGCTCCTGGAGGACGAGGGCGTCGAGAAGTTCGCGGCGTCCTGGAACGACCTGCTCAAGTCCACAGAGGCGGAGCTCAAGCGCCTCGCCCCTTCGGAGGGCTGA